The Vibrio navarrensis genome has a segment encoding these proteins:
- a CDS encoding homogentisate 1,2-dioxygenase → MHKWISFPHREGVCSKQAHADFPQEAIYEREAGRSGFFGPAAHFHHQHAPTGWSEWEGELRPRAFDFTRVEHTAQQSPWRVPHLLHNAQCKVRVWKTQVKMDFLARNADGDELLFIHQGKADLYCDYGHLEVGEGDYVLIPRSTNWRLEPSEPMFILMIENSDAAYSLPEKGLVGNHAVFDPAVLEVPSINDKFKAQYSEESTRVEVKRHERVSVITYPFNPLDAIGWHGDLSVVKLNWRDIRPLMSHRYHLPPSAHTTFVGNGFVVCTFVPRPIESDPGALKVPFYHNNDDYDEVLFYHAGDFFSRDNIEAGMVTFHPAGFTHGPHPKAFKAGQEYKKKFTDEVAVMIDTRHALQFAPELDSVENKEYVYSWRESESSSD, encoded by the coding sequence ATGCATAAATGGATCTCCTTCCCTCATCGGGAGGGAGTGTGCTCTAAACAGGCACACGCCGACTTCCCGCAAGAGGCGATTTATGAACGTGAAGCAGGGCGCAGTGGCTTTTTTGGCCCTGCGGCCCATTTCCACCATCAGCATGCCCCGACAGGCTGGAGCGAATGGGAAGGCGAACTCAGACCGAGAGCGTTTGATTTCACCCGTGTTGAACACACCGCGCAGCAATCGCCGTGGCGTGTTCCTCATCTGCTGCACAATGCCCAGTGCAAAGTGCGCGTATGGAAAACTCAGGTGAAGATGGATTTTCTCGCGCGCAATGCCGATGGCGATGAACTGCTGTTTATCCATCAAGGTAAAGCGGATCTCTATTGCGATTACGGCCATTTAGAGGTCGGCGAAGGCGATTACGTGTTGATCCCGCGCTCGACCAATTGGCGTTTAGAACCGTCTGAACCGATGTTCATCTTGATGATTGAAAACAGCGATGCCGCCTACTCGCTGCCCGAGAAAGGGCTGGTGGGTAACCATGCAGTGTTTGACCCTGCGGTGCTAGAAGTGCCGTCAATCAACGACAAATTCAAAGCGCAATACAGCGAAGAGAGTACCCGAGTTGAGGTCAAACGCCATGAGCGCGTCAGTGTCATCACTTATCCATTTAATCCGCTCGATGCGATTGGCTGGCACGGTGATTTGTCGGTGGTGAAACTCAACTGGCGCGATATTCGTCCACTGATGTCGCACCGCTACCACTTGCCACCTTCGGCGCACACCACGTTTGTCGGTAACGGCTTTGTTGTTTGTACCTTTGTCCCTCGTCCGATTGAGAGCGATCCGGGCGCGCTGAAAGTGCCGTTTTATCACAACAATGACGACTACGATGAAGTGCTGTTCTATCACGCGGGCGATTTCTTCAGCCGTGACAACATTGAAGCGGGGATGGTGACGTTCCATCCAGCCGGGTTTACACACGGTCCGCACCCCAAAGCGTTTAAAGCGGGTCAAGAATATAAGAAAAAATTCACCGACGAAGTGGCGGTGATGATCGATACGCGCCATGCGCTGCAATTTGCTCCCGAGCTCGACAGCGTAGAGAACAAAGAGTACGTCTACAGCTGGCGTGAAAGTGAGTCATCGAGCGACTAA
- the hppD gene encoding 4-hydroxyphenylpyruvate dioxygenase, with protein sequence MVDAINPLGTDGFEFVEYTAANNEGIEQLKALFASLGFAEVAKHRSKQAWLYRQGDINFVVNAQPHSQAEEFARIHGPSVCGMAFRVKDANHALEHALANGAQRYQTEIGPMELSIPAVYGIGGSLLYFVDRYGKQSIYDVDFRFYDDADERLAKADVGLYEIDHLTHNVKRGNMDTWAGFYERIGNFREIRYFDIEGKLTGLVSRAMTAPCGKIRIPINESSDDKSQIEEFIREYNGEGIQHIALTTDDIYDTVKTLRDRGMDFMPTPDTYYEKVNDRVVGHKEDIDKLRDLRILIDGAPTKDGILLQIFTQTVIGPVFFEIIQRKGNEGFGEGNFKALFESIEEDQIRRGVLSDA encoded by the coding sequence ATGGTAGACGCGATCAACCCTCTGGGCACAGACGGATTCGAGTTTGTTGAATATACGGCGGCCAATAATGAGGGCATTGAACAGCTTAAAGCATTGTTTGCTTCCCTCGGTTTTGCTGAAGTGGCAAAACATCGATCTAAGCAAGCTTGGCTGTATCGTCAAGGTGACATCAACTTTGTAGTCAATGCCCAACCTCACAGCCAAGCCGAAGAGTTCGCTCGCATTCACGGCCCGTCCGTGTGCGGCATGGCCTTTCGTGTCAAAGACGCCAACCACGCGCTTGAACATGCCCTCGCCAACGGCGCGCAAAGATATCAAACCGAGATTGGCCCGATGGAGCTAAGTATTCCGGCGGTGTACGGCATTGGCGGCAGCTTGCTCTATTTTGTTGATCGCTACGGCAAACAGAGCATTTATGACGTCGATTTCCGTTTTTATGATGATGCAGATGAGCGTTTGGCCAAAGCAGACGTGGGCTTGTACGAGATTGACCACCTGACCCATAACGTAAAACGCGGCAACATGGATACTTGGGCGGGCTTTTATGAGCGCATCGGCAATTTCCGTGAAATCCGCTACTTCGACATCGAAGGCAAACTCACGGGCCTTGTCAGCCGTGCGATGACCGCACCTTGTGGCAAGATCCGTATTCCAATCAATGAGTCCTCTGACGATAAATCGCAAATCGAAGAATTTATTCGCGAATATAACGGTGAAGGCATTCAGCACATCGCCTTGACCACAGACGATATTTACGACACGGTCAAAACCCTGCGTGATCGCGGCATGGACTTTATGCCAACCCCAGACACTTACTATGAGAAGGTCAATGATCGCGTGGTCGGCCATAAAGAAGATATCGACAAACTGCGTGACCTGCGCATTTTGATTGACGGCGCGCCAACCAAAGATGGCATCTTGCTGCAAATATTTACCCAAACTGTTATCGGTCCTGTTTTCTTCGAGATCATTCAACGTAAAGGCAACGAAGGTTTTGGCGAAGGTAACTTCAAAGCGCTGTTTGAATCGATTGAAGAGGACCAAATCCGCCGTGGAGTATTGAGCGATGCATAA
- the nirD gene encoding nitrite reductase small subunit NirD — protein MAFEQVCDINDIIPGTGVCALVNGQQVAVFRPGEDEQVFAISNTDPFARSNVLSRGLIAEHKGGLWVASPLKKQRFNLATGACMEDERFNVKSYQARVNNGIVEISA, from the coding sequence ATGGCATTCGAACAAGTATGTGACATTAACGACATTATTCCGGGTACGGGAGTGTGTGCACTGGTTAACGGACAGCAAGTCGCGGTATTTCGTCCTGGTGAAGACGAGCAGGTATTTGCCATCAGCAACACAGACCCGTTCGCGCGCTCAAACGTACTGTCTCGCGGTTTGATCGCTGAGCACAAAGGTGGTCTTTGGGTGGCAAGTCCACTGAAAAAGCAGCGCTTTAATCTGGCGACCGGTGCTTGTATGGAAGATGAACGTTTTAACGTGAAATCGTACCAAGCTCGCGTCAACAACGGCATTGTCGAAATCTCTGCTTAA
- a CDS encoding TetR/AcrR family transcriptional regulator yields MKRSKEETQETINTILDTAFRQLLSGGFERMSYTSLSEESGISRTGICHHFGKKTKIPLQLKDRLLHHLLENLDFSADIEVFRTSWVSAMQEQSFRDIWRVAYQLHINEQVSDIVTLFNQALQDKCEVNFGQNCQQEIVSLMGYTLLRLHSLK; encoded by the coding sequence ATGAAACGGAGCAAAGAAGAGACACAAGAGACGATAAACACCATCTTGGACACCGCATTTCGTCAGTTGCTAAGTGGTGGGTTTGAACGCATGTCCTACACCAGCTTGAGCGAAGAATCCGGTATTTCACGCACTGGCATATGTCATCACTTTGGCAAAAAGACCAAGATTCCGTTGCAGCTCAAAGATCGTTTACTGCACCATTTGCTGGAAAATCTTGATTTCTCCGCCGATATCGAGGTTTTTCGCACCAGTTGGGTTAGTGCCATGCAAGAGCAATCATTTCGCGATATTTGGCGAGTGGCTTATCAACTGCACATCAATGAGCAAGTCAGCGACATCGTCACGCTGTTCAATCAAGCGCTGCAAGACAAATGTGAGGTGAACTTTGGCCAGAATTGCCAACAGGAGATCGTGAGTTTAATGGGGTATACCTTGCTGCGTCTTCATTCTCTTAAGTAA
- the nirB gene encoding nitrite reductase large subunit NirB gives MSKLKLVIVGNGMVGHRYIEDLVDKTDVSHFDITVFCEEPRVAYDRVHLSSYFSHHTADELSLVKSGFYQKHGIKVLIGERAININREKQTVYSSSGREIHYDKLILATGSYPFVPPIKGNESKDCFVYRTIEDLKAIEAWAKKSKSGVVIGGGLLGLEAVGALKALGMETHVVEFAPKLMVEQLDQAGGDQLRQKIERMGVKVHTSKNTLEIAAEGKQARNVMRFADGTELETDFIVFSAGIRPQDKLARQMGLGIAPRGGIEINDHCQTTDSNIYAIGECASWNKRFYGLVAPGYKMATVAVDHLLGNTESKFEGADMSAKLKLLGVKVGSIGDANGRTPGCKSYVYQNEELEVYKRLIVSEDNKKLLGAVMVGDTSDYGDLLQFMLNEIELPQHPDSLILPAHAGAEKPKLGADSLPASAVICSCFDVTKGKIAQAVADGHHTIGDIKAVTGAGTGCGGCIPLVTSVLNAELAKAGVEVKSDICEHFAYSRQELFHLIRIEEIKTFDDLLAKHGKGYGCEVCKPVMGSILASCWGEHILTPQLVKLHDTNDNFLGNMQKDGTYSVIPRMAGGEVTPQALKVLAEVAAEYNLYTKVTGAQRIGLFGAQKDDLPAIWKKLIVAGYETGQAYAKALRMAKTCVGSTWCRYGVQDSVGLGVLIENRYKGIRTPHKMKFGVSGCTRECAEAQGKDLGIIATDAGWNLYVCGNGGMKPRHADLLASDIDQATMIKYIDRFMMFYIRTSAPLQRTSVWLENMEGGVDYLRQVIVEDKLGINVQLEADIATLVEAYRCEWNETINDETQLKRFAHFINSDKRDENVVFVPVRQQHRPATFAEKHPELQGDILHVAVTE, from the coding sequence ATGAGCAAGTTGAAGCTAGTGATTGTCGGTAACGGGATGGTCGGACACCGTTATATCGAAGATCTGGTTGATAAAACGGATGTTTCCCACTTTGACATCACCGTATTTTGTGAAGAACCCCGCGTCGCGTACGATCGCGTCCATCTCTCTTCTTATTTCTCGCATCACACCGCCGATGAACTCTCACTGGTGAAAAGCGGCTTTTATCAAAAACATGGCATCAAGGTGCTGATTGGTGAGCGCGCAATCAATATCAATCGTGAAAAACAGACGGTGTATTCAAGCTCGGGGCGTGAAATTCACTACGATAAGCTCATCCTTGCAACAGGTTCCTACCCATTTGTCCCACCGATTAAAGGCAATGAAAGCAAAGATTGTTTTGTTTACCGCACCATTGAAGATCTCAAAGCCATCGAGGCATGGGCGAAGAAAAGTAAAAGTGGTGTCGTTATTGGCGGCGGTCTGCTCGGTTTGGAAGCCGTTGGCGCACTAAAAGCTTTGGGCATGGAAACGCACGTTGTCGAGTTTGCGCCGAAACTGATGGTTGAGCAGCTCGACCAAGCTGGCGGCGACCAACTTCGGCAAAAAATCGAACGCATGGGCGTGAAAGTTCACACCAGCAAAAACACTTTGGAAATCGCAGCAGAAGGCAAACAAGCACGCAATGTGATGCGCTTTGCCGATGGCACTGAGCTTGAGACTGACTTCATCGTTTTCTCGGCCGGTATTCGCCCACAAGACAAACTGGCTCGCCAAATGGGTTTAGGGATTGCACCTCGTGGCGGTATTGAAATTAACGATCACTGTCAAACCACAGACAGCAACATCTACGCAATTGGCGAGTGCGCGTCGTGGAATAAGAGGTTCTATGGTCTGGTTGCGCCGGGCTACAAAATGGCAACCGTGGCAGTGGATCACTTGCTGGGCAATACAGAAAGTAAATTCGAAGGCGCAGACATGTCTGCAAAACTTAAGTTGCTTGGCGTAAAAGTGGGCTCAATTGGCGATGCGAATGGTCGCACTCCGGGCTGTAAGAGTTACGTTTATCAAAACGAAGAGCTTGAAGTTTACAAGCGTTTGATCGTTTCTGAAGACAACAAGAAATTGCTCGGTGCAGTGATGGTGGGTGACACGTCGGATTACGGTGACCTACTGCAATTTATGCTCAACGAAATCGAGCTACCACAGCACCCAGATAGCTTGATCCTGCCGGCGCATGCGGGCGCAGAGAAGCCAAAACTCGGCGCGGATTCACTGCCAGCTTCTGCGGTGATCTGTTCTTGTTTCGATGTGACCAAAGGCAAGATCGCACAAGCGGTTGCCGATGGCCATCACACCATTGGTGATATCAAAGCCGTCACCGGTGCAGGCACTGGCTGTGGCGGCTGTATTCCACTGGTCACTTCGGTACTAAACGCGGAACTAGCAAAAGCGGGCGTGGAAGTGAAAAGCGATATTTGTGAACACTTTGCTTACTCTCGCCAAGAGCTATTTCACCTGATTCGCATCGAAGAGATCAAAACCTTCGATGATCTGCTAGCCAAACATGGCAAAGGTTATGGCTGTGAAGTGTGTAAACCTGTGATGGGCTCGATTTTGGCGTCGTGCTGGGGGGAGCACATCCTGACACCTCAACTGGTTAAGCTGCACGATACCAACGACAACTTCCTTGGCAACATGCAAAAAGACGGCACTTATTCCGTGATCCCACGTATGGCGGGTGGTGAAGTGACGCCGCAAGCGCTGAAAGTGTTGGCCGAGGTAGCGGCTGAATACAATCTGTACACCAAAGTGACGGGCGCTCAGCGTATTGGTCTGTTCGGCGCGCAAAAAGATGACCTTCCAGCCATCTGGAAAAAACTGATTGTAGCGGGTTATGAAACCGGTCAAGCGTATGCCAAAGCACTGCGTATGGCGAAAACCTGTGTGGGTTCAACCTGGTGTCGTTACGGCGTTCAAGACTCGGTGGGTCTTGGTGTGTTGATCGAGAACCGCTACAAAGGCATCCGCACACCGCACAAAATGAAGTTTGGTGTGTCGGGCTGTACGCGTGAATGTGCAGAAGCACAAGGCAAAGATCTTGGCATTATCGCTACCGATGCAGGTTGGAATCTATACGTGTGTGGTAATGGCGGTATGAAGCCGCGTCATGCAGACTTGCTGGCTAGCGATATAGACCAAGCAACAATGATCAAGTACATCGACCGCTTCATGATGTTCTACATCCGTACTTCTGCGCCACTGCAACGCACATCGGTGTGGCTAGAAAACATGGAGGGCGGTGTGGATTACCTTCGCCAAGTGATCGTCGAAGATAAATTGGGCATCAATGTACAGCTGGAAGCGGACATTGCCACATTGGTTGAAGCGTACCGCTGCGAATGGAATGAAACCATCAACGACGAAACTCAGCTAAAACGCTTCGCTCACTTTATTAACTCAGACAAGCGCGACGAAAACGTCGTGTTTGTACCAGTGCGTCAGCAACATCGCCCGGCCACGTTTGCTGAGAAACACCCAGAACTTCAAGGTGACATCTTGCATGTCGCGGTTACGGAATAA
- a CDS encoding fumarylacetoacetate hydrolase family protein, producing the protein MKLATKKNGSRDGELVVVSRDLTRYVSAKAVAPTLQAALDNWPQTSPQLQELYLALNQGDVAGSAPFDESQVASPLPRAYQWADGSAYVNHVELVRKARGAEMPESFWTDPLMYQGGSDAFIAPRDNIEFASEEWGIDFEGEVAVVTGDVPMGASIAQAQESIRLVMLVNDVSLRGLIPAELAKGFGFFQSKPSSAFSPVAVTLDELGSAWSENKLHLPLLSTYNGKPFGKPNAGIDMTFDFADLIVHAAKTRPLSAGAIIGSGTVSNKQGTEHGTSIEEGGVGYSCIAEIRMIETIRDGKPATSFMKFGDSIRLEMLDDEGQSIFGAIEQQVSRYQK; encoded by the coding sequence ATGAAACTTGCGACAAAGAAAAATGGTTCGCGTGATGGCGAACTGGTGGTGGTGAGTCGCGATCTGACTCGCTATGTGTCGGCGAAAGCAGTTGCGCCCACTTTGCAAGCGGCTTTGGATAATTGGCCGCAAACCAGCCCACAGCTGCAAGAACTGTATTTGGCGTTGAACCAAGGTGATGTGGCGGGCAGCGCGCCATTTGATGAGAGCCAAGTGGCGTCACCTTTGCCACGCGCCTATCAGTGGGCGGATGGCTCTGCGTACGTCAATCACGTTGAGCTGGTGCGTAAAGCGCGCGGTGCAGAGATGCCGGAGAGTTTTTGGACCGATCCGCTCATGTATCAAGGCGGCTCTGACGCTTTTATCGCCCCGCGCGACAATATCGAATTTGCCAGTGAAGAGTGGGGCATCGATTTTGAAGGTGAGGTCGCGGTGGTCACTGGCGATGTGCCGATGGGGGCGAGTATCGCACAGGCGCAGGAGTCGATTCGCTTGGTGATGTTGGTTAACGATGTCTCACTGCGTGGTCTGATCCCGGCTGAGCTGGCGAAAGGGTTTGGTTTTTTCCAATCAAAACCCTCGTCTGCGTTTTCTCCCGTGGCGGTAACGCTCGACGAACTGGGCTCTGCGTGGAGTGAGAACAAGCTGCATCTGCCACTGCTTTCTACCTACAACGGCAAACCGTTTGGTAAACCCAACGCGGGCATCGACATGACTTTTGATTTTGCCGATTTGATTGTTCATGCGGCGAAAACGCGACCCTTATCCGCAGGGGCCATCATAGGATCTGGCACGGTGTCGAATAAACAGGGCACAGAACACGGAACGTCGATTGAAGAGGGCGGCGTCGGTTACTCATGTATCGCGGAAATTCGCATGATTGAAACAATTCGTGATGGAAAACCTGCAACATCTTTTATGAAGTTTGGTGATTCGATTCGCTTAGAGATGCTGGATGATGAAGGGCAAAGTATTTTCGGGGCGATTGAGCAGCAAGTGAGCCGTTATCAAAAGTAA
- the maiA gene encoding maleylacetoacetate isomerase, whose translation MSDNLKLYGYWRSSAAYRVRICLNLKQLNYQSVPIHLVKQGGEQHSVEYHALNPAELVPVLVDGEMVLNQSLAIIQYLDDNYSAVQVIPSIGVLRYQALALAQDIAIEIHPLNNLRVLQYLEGTLELDEKHKLEWIHHWIEQGFQAVEEKLRRHREHYGECLYSISPSPSIVDICLVPQVYNAQRFGISMQNYPLINAVVAACNELPAFIAAKPENQPDAVR comes from the coding sequence ATGAGTGACAATCTAAAATTGTATGGTTACTGGCGCTCGTCCGCCGCTTATCGCGTGCGCATTTGCCTTAACCTCAAACAGTTGAACTACCAAAGCGTACCTATTCACTTGGTTAAGCAGGGCGGAGAGCAGCACAGCGTAGAGTATCATGCACTCAATCCCGCGGAGCTGGTGCCCGTTTTAGTCGATGGGGAGATGGTACTTAACCAGTCTTTGGCCATTATCCAATATCTGGATGATAATTACTCGGCGGTGCAAGTGATTCCCTCTATCGGTGTGCTGCGTTATCAAGCGCTGGCACTGGCGCAAGATATCGCCATAGAGATCCATCCGCTGAATAACTTGCGTGTATTGCAGTACCTTGAAGGGACACTTGAGCTTGACGAAAAGCACAAACTTGAGTGGATACATCATTGGATTGAGCAAGGTTTTCAAGCGGTGGAAGAGAAATTGCGCAGGCATCGCGAGCACTATGGCGAATGTTTATACAGCATCAGCCCTAGCCCAAGCATTGTTGATATCTGCCTTGTTCCGCAAGTGTATAACGCGCAGCGTTTTGGCATTTCCATGCAGAACTATCCGCTGATTAACGCCGTGGTGGCGGCTTGCAATGAGCTGCCCGCGTTTATCGCCGCTAAACCGGAAAACCAACCTGACGCGGTGCGATGA
- the nirD gene encoding nitrite reductase small subunit NirD, with the protein MVNKQFICRLNELKENHGHPVWLNEQQLAMFYVPEEGVFAVQNWDPIGKAFVLSRGIVGDIQGALCVASPLYKQHFCLKTGSCLEDESVRLNTWPVLVEDDAVYVLS; encoded by the coding sequence ATGGTCAACAAACAGTTCATCTGTCGTCTTAACGAGCTCAAAGAAAATCATGGGCATCCGGTGTGGTTGAATGAGCAACAACTGGCCATGTTCTATGTGCCCGAGGAAGGGGTATTCGCGGTGCAAAATTGGGATCCGATAGGCAAAGCGTTTGTCTTGAGCCGGGGTATTGTTGGCGATATTCAAGGCGCACTGTGTGTCGCTTCCCCTTTGTATAAACAGCATTTTTGTCTCAAAACGGGCAGTTGCTTGGAAGATGAAAGTGTCCGTCTCAACACTTGGCCCGTGCTGGTGGAAGACGATGCCGTTTATGTGCTGAGTTAG
- the nirB gene encoding nitrite reductase large subunit NirB, with protein MESIVIVGNGMVGHQLVEQLVAGGSHLQKRIVVIGEERFIAYDRVHLSGLFAGQSHQDLLLSSEEWYQKLGIELLLGVAVVAVDRVSKTLTLEDDTQLHYDQLVFATGSYPFVPPMPGSERKNVFVYRTLDDLSQIKQACAGAKTGAVIGGGLLGLEAANALRLLGLETHVVEFAPRLMPVQLDEGAGTVLKSKIEQLGLTVHTATATEKIIDGESAYHRMVFKDAAPLEVDVILFSAGIRPRDQLARDCGIEIGERGGIVINDACQTSDAAIYAIGECALWQGKIFGLVAPGYAMARVVAQQLQGISDAAFTGADMSTKLKLLGVDVASIGDAHKATPNAQEMVLHDAQQGVYKKLVVDQSGTQLLGAILIGDNQDYDALLQSYLNQTSLPQPAVSLLFDSRALKGEVSDCAVICSCHNVTKGDLIGAIYAGAQDLASLKAQTKAGTGCGGCSAMVKSVLDEQLSLLGVEVSNQLCEHFSHTRQALYHICQVEAIRDFSTLISKHGKGRGCDICKPTAGSIFSSLWNEHIMESKHAPLQDSNDAFMANLQKDGSYSIVPRIPGGEITPEKLIALGEVAREYDLYTKITGGQRVDLFGAQVEQLPQIWQTLIEAGFETGHAYGKSVRTVKSCVGSTWCRYGVDDSVGLAIELENRYKGLRAPHKLKFAVSGCTRECAEAQSKDIGVIATEKGWNLYVCGNGGMRPRHADLLAADLSKAQLIALIDRVLIFYVRTADRLQRTSVWLENLGGGLEYLKRVVLDDSLGLCQQLEQQMAHIVDTYHCEWQQTLNNPEKLIRFRPFINSDKTSVPLAYQRTRGQRIPIKQED; from the coding sequence ATGGAAAGCATCGTGATTGTCGGTAATGGCATGGTCGGGCATCAACTGGTGGAACAGTTGGTCGCAGGTGGCAGCCATTTGCAAAAACGCATTGTGGTGATTGGCGAAGAGCGATTCATCGCCTATGACCGAGTCCACCTTTCGGGCTTGTTTGCTGGGCAGAGTCACCAAGATCTGCTGCTGAGCAGTGAAGAGTGGTATCAAAAATTGGGCATCGAGCTGCTGCTTGGTGTGGCCGTTGTCGCTGTCGACCGAGTGAGCAAAACTCTTACTCTAGAAGATGACACGCAACTGCATTATGACCAATTGGTGTTTGCAACGGGTTCCTATCCATTCGTGCCGCCTATGCCGGGGAGTGAGCGGAAAAATGTCTTTGTTTATCGCACCTTGGATGACCTATCGCAGATCAAGCAGGCTTGTGCTGGCGCCAAAACTGGCGCGGTGATCGGCGGTGGTCTACTGGGTTTAGAAGCGGCGAATGCACTGCGTTTGCTTGGACTTGAGACGCATGTGGTGGAGTTTGCCCCTCGTTTGATGCCAGTGCAGTTGGATGAGGGTGCAGGCACGGTACTGAAAAGCAAAATAGAGCAGTTAGGTTTGACGGTGCACACCGCGACCGCGACGGAAAAGATCATTGATGGCGAAAGCGCCTATCATCGCATGGTGTTTAAAGACGCTGCCCCTTTGGAAGTGGACGTGATTCTTTTCTCCGCCGGGATTCGGCCAAGAGATCAGCTGGCGCGCGATTGCGGCATTGAGATCGGCGAACGTGGTGGAATAGTGATCAATGATGCGTGTCAAACCAGCGACGCCGCGATTTACGCCATCGGTGAATGTGCGCTTTGGCAAGGCAAAATCTTTGGCTTGGTGGCGCCCGGGTATGCGATGGCAAGAGTGGTGGCGCAGCAGCTACAAGGGATCAGCGACGCGGCATTTACCGGTGCCGACATGAGTACCAAGTTGAAACTGCTGGGCGTGGATGTGGCTTCGATTGGTGATGCGCACAAGGCGACTCCTAACGCGCAAGAGATGGTGTTGCATGATGCTCAGCAGGGCGTTTACAAAAAACTGGTGGTGGATCAAAGTGGTACGCAACTGCTGGGCGCAATTTTAATTGGTGACAACCAAGACTATGACGCGCTGCTGCAAAGTTATCTCAATCAAACGTCTTTGCCTCAGCCAGCGGTGAGTCTGCTGTTTGACAGCCGCGCACTCAAAGGCGAGGTGAGCGATTGCGCGGTGATCTGCTCTTGTCACAACGTCACCAAAGGGGATCTGATTGGCGCCATTTACGCCGGGGCGCAAGATCTCGCCAGCTTAAAAGCGCAAACCAAAGCCGGAACAGGCTGTGGTGGATGTAGTGCGATGGTCAAAAGTGTGCTCGATGAGCAACTGAGTTTGCTGGGCGTCGAAGTGAGCAATCAGCTCTGCGAGCATTTTAGCCACACCAGACAAGCGCTCTATCATATTTGCCAAGTTGAAGCGATCCGCGATTTCTCCACCTTGATTAGCAAACACGGCAAGGGGCGTGGCTGTGACATCTGCAAGCCCACAGCAGGGTCGATTTTCTCTTCGTTATGGAACGAGCACATTATGGAATCGAAACACGCGCCGCTTCAGGATTCCAACGACGCCTTTATGGCCAATTTGCAAAAAGATGGCTCTTACTCGATAGTGCCGCGTATCCCTGGCGGGGAGATCACCCCTGAAAAGCTGATTGCACTCGGGGAAGTGGCGCGCGAGTACGATCTCTACACCAAGATCACGGGCGGGCAGCGGGTCGACCTGTTTGGCGCTCAGGTTGAGCAATTGCCGCAGATCTGGCAAACCTTGATCGAAGCAGGTTTTGAAACTGGCCATGCGTACGGAAAATCGGTGCGCACGGTCAAATCCTGTGTTGGTTCGACCTGGTGTCGCTATGGCGTGGACGACTCTGTCGGTTTAGCGATTGAACTGGAAAATCGCTACAAAGGCTTGCGTGCGCCACACAAACTGAAGTTTGCCGTTTCCGGTTGTACTCGCGAATGTGCCGAAGCACAAAGCAAAGACATTGGCGTGATTGCCACCGAGAAAGGGTGGAATCTGTACGTGTGCGGTAATGGCGGCATGCGTCCTCGCCATGCCGATTTGTTGGCTGCCGATTTAAGCAAAGCGCAGCTCATCGCATTAATTGATCGCGTGCTGATTTTCTATGTGCGCACCGCTGATCGCTTGCAGCGCACTTCGGTGTGGCTGGAAAACCTCGGAGGCGGTTTAGAGTACCTTAAGAGAGTGGTGCTAGACGACTCACTCGGTCTGTGCCAGCAACTTGAACAGCAGATGGCGCACATTGTCGACACCTATCATTGTGAGTGGCAGCAGACGCTCAACAACCCGGAAAAGCTGATCCGCTTTCGCCCGTTTATCAATTCTGACAAAACCAGTGTGCCTCTGGCTTATCAACGCACTCGCGGTCAGCGCATTCCCATCAAGCAGGAGGATTAA
- a CDS encoding DUF2726 domain-containing protein, which yields MTNIFIIVALLILFFFIIQKYVVKQDNSKDYAYRVKGPMLRSQEVAFFNALKTAVGEHGVVFSKVNMSSVIAPRDIVSKKQLFIASNKISRSHFDYLICDPRTFEPRVVIELDNGKELNKSKVEREKLLMQVCKSANIPLIGTSVKHSYQVGRLRRLLAAHIDLIEPDKEVRFCKKCGSPMVIKVASQGEFKGRRFFTCSRQPNCTYTENYNVVFDADDDE from the coding sequence ATGACCAATATCTTTATCATCGTCGCGTTACTGATCCTGTTCTTTTTCATCATCCAGAAATACGTGGTCAAACAAGATAACAGCAAAGATTACGCTTATCGTGTCAAGGGGCCGATGCTCAGGTCGCAGGAAGTAGCCTTCTTTAATGCGCTGAAAACCGCGGTTGGTGAGCATGGGGTGGTGTTTAGCAAAGTGAACATGAGCAGTGTGATTGCGCCGCGTGATATCGTCAGTAAAAAGCAGCTTTTCATCGCCAGCAACAAGATCTCGCGTAGCCATTTTGACTATCTCATCTGTGATCCAAGAACCTTTGAGCCGAGAGTAGTGATTGAACTCGATAACGGCAAAGAGCTCAATAAAAGTAAAGTGGAACGAGAGAAACTGCTGATGCAAGTGTGCAAAAGCGCCAACATTCCACTGATTGGTACATCGGTGAAACACAGTTATCAGGTGGGGCGATTAAGACGCTTGCTCGCGGCGCACATCGATTTGATTGAGCCGGACAAAGAGGTCCGCTTTTGCAAAAAATGTGGCAGCCCGATGGTGATCAAAGTCGCCTCACAAGGTGAATTTAAAGGGCGACGCTTTTTCACCTGCAGCCGACAACCCAACTGTACGTACACGGAAAACTACAACGTAGTGTTTGATGCCGATGACGACGAATAA